The Vibrio pomeroyi genome window below encodes:
- a CDS encoding anthranilate synthase component 1: MNKAIEIKKLGTIEVINSSVPYSQDPTSVFHTLCENKTDSLLLESAEIESKQNLTSLLLIDSAVRIVCRGHEVTFQALTQNGQALIEHLTQNVKAEIKSDLTDNLLTLTFVEPSNELDEDSRLREASSFDALRLVQHSFEQDADNKHALFMAGLFAYDIVANFEPLGDAEATNNCPDFVFYVAETLLRFDHQENEGLLHASLFAQDDSIKAQLTERLADIQTQCQSLKAITEVTPLDNVDAVPSVSDEDFCQTVRDLKEYVVKGDVFQVVPSRRFTLPCPAPLAAYKELKQSNPSPYMFYMQDELFTLFGASPESALKYETETNQIEIYPIAGTRRRGKRPDGQIDFDLDSRIELELRTDKKENAEHMMLVDLARNDVARIAEAGTRHVADLLKVDRYSHVMHLVSRVVGQLREDLDALHAYQACMNMGTLTGAPKIRAMQLIRDVEKTRRGSYGGAVGYLTGEGTLDTCIVIRSAYVEDGVAQVQAGAGVVFDSDPQAEADETRGKAQAVISAIQAAHTKTISNKKES, from the coding sequence GTGAACAAGGCCATTGAAATCAAAAAGCTGGGAACCATTGAGGTCATCAATTCTTCAGTTCCTTACTCGCAAGATCCAACCAGTGTTTTTCATACCTTGTGTGAGAACAAAACAGACAGTTTGCTGTTGGAATCTGCTGAGATTGAATCTAAACAGAACCTGACAAGCCTACTCCTTATCGACTCTGCTGTTCGTATCGTATGTCGCGGACATGAAGTAACCTTTCAAGCGTTGACTCAAAACGGTCAAGCGCTTATCGAACATCTGACTCAAAACGTTAAAGCAGAGATTAAATCTGATCTGACAGATAACTTACTGACGCTGACTTTTGTTGAGCCGAGCAACGAATTAGACGAAGACTCACGCTTAAGAGAAGCTTCTTCTTTCGATGCTCTGCGTTTGGTTCAGCACAGCTTTGAGCAAGACGCTGATAATAAGCATGCATTGTTCATGGCAGGCCTATTCGCTTACGACATCGTGGCGAACTTTGAACCGCTAGGCGATGCTGAAGCAACCAACAATTGTCCTGACTTTGTTTTCTACGTGGCTGAAACCCTGTTGCGTTTCGATCACCAAGAGAACGAAGGCCTGCTACACGCAAGCTTGTTCGCTCAAGACGACAGCATCAAAGCACAACTAACTGAGCGCTTAGCCGACATTCAAACACAATGTCAGTCGCTGAAAGCCATCACAGAAGTTACACCACTAGACAACGTTGACGCTGTACCAAGCGTTTCAGATGAAGACTTCTGCCAAACGGTTCGTGACCTAAAAGAGTACGTCGTAAAAGGCGATGTATTCCAAGTCGTACCTTCACGCCGCTTCACGCTTCCTTGCCCTGCTCCACTGGCAGCTTACAAAGAGCTTAAGCAAAGCAACCCAAGCCCTTACATGTTCTACATGCAAGATGAGTTGTTTACTCTGTTCGGTGCTTCTCCAGAAAGCGCGCTGAAATACGAAACCGAAACCAACCAAATTGAGATTTACCCAATTGCGGGGACTCGTCGTCGCGGTAAGCGTCCTGACGGTCAAATCGATTTTGACTTAGACAGCCGTATCGAGCTTGAACTGCGCACCGACAAGAAAGAAAACGCTGAGCACATGATGTTGGTCGACCTAGCACGTAACGATGTGGCACGTATCGCTGAAGCTGGCACTCGCCACGTAGCAGACCTACTGAAAGTTGATCGCTACAGCCATGTGATGCACTTGGTTTCTCGTGTTGTTGGTCAGCTACGTGAAGACTTGGATGCTCTACACGCTTACCAAGCTTGTATGAACATGGGTACGCTAACAGGCGCACCAAAAATCCGCGCAATGCAGCTTATTCGTGACGTAGAAAAAACGCGTCGTGGTAGCTATGGCGGTGCGGTCGGTTACCTAACAGGTGAAGGCACGTTAGATACGTGCATCGTGATTCGTTCTGCTTACGTTGAAGATGGTGTGGCACAAGTACAAGCTGGCGCCGGCGTGGTGTTCGATTCAGACCCACAAGCAGAAGCGGATGAAACTCGCGGCAAAGCACAAGCGGTCATCTCAGCGATTCAAGCTGCACACACTAAAACCATTTCTAACAAGAAGGAGTCGTAA
- a CDS encoding aminodeoxychorismate/anthranilate synthase component II: MADIVFIDNFDSFTYNLVDQFRSLGHNVKIYRNNISAKVVEAAINVLDNPVALLSPGPGAPADAGCMPELIQLLKGKVPMIGICLGHQAIVEAYGGTVAGAGEIIHGKVSMMEHQNHATYQGLPSPLAIARYHSLVATHVSDSLTVTAEVDDLVMSVVQEQDKVCGFQFHPESIMTTYGATLLANAIEWALEKPLRLEKTGI, encoded by the coding sequence ATGGCTGATATTGTATTCATCGATAACTTCGACTCGTTCACTTACAACCTTGTAGACCAGTTCCGCTCATTGGGTCACAACGTAAAAATTTACCGTAACAACATCTCTGCAAAGGTCGTTGAAGCGGCGATCAACGTATTAGACAACCCTGTTGCCCTACTTTCACCGGGCCCTGGCGCTCCGGCAGACGCGGGCTGCATGCCTGAGCTGATTCAGCTGCTAAAAGGCAAAGTGCCAATGATTGGTATTTGCTTAGGCCATCAAGCGATCGTTGAAGCTTATGGCGGTACCGTTGCAGGCGCAGGCGAAATCATTCATGGTAAAGTGTCGATGATGGAACACCAAAATCATGCGACTTACCAAGGCTTACCTTCGCCACTGGCTATTGCTCGCTACCACTCTTTAGTAGCAACGCATGTCTCTGATAGCCTAACGGTGACAGCTGAAGTCGATGATTTGGTCATGTCTGTGGTTCAAGAACAAGACAAGGTGTGTGGATTCCAATTCCACCCTGAATCAATTATGACAACCTACGGTGCAACGCTTCTTGCGAACGCTATCGAATGGGCTCTTGAGAAACCTCTTCGCCTTGAGAAGACTGGAATATAG
- the trpD gene encoding anthranilate phosphoribosyltransferase encodes MEQINKLYEQQSLTQEESQQLFDVIIKGELDPILMASALTALKIKGETPDEIAGAAKALLANANPFPRPDYDFADIVGTGGDGHNTINISTTSAFVAAACGLKVAKHGNRSVSSKSGSSDLLDSFGINLAMTAEDTRTAVDELGVAFLFAPQYHGGVRHAMPVRQTMKTRTIFNILGPLINPARPNIELMGVYSKELVRPIAATMLQMGMKRAAVVHGSGLDEVAIHGETMVAEIKDGAIHEYTVTPADFGLSTHPLEAIKGGEPEENKAITTDILTGKGTEAQVGAVAVNVALLMRLFGHEDLKANAQQAIDAMNSGKAYELVQKLAAHA; translated from the coding sequence ATGGAACAGATTAATAAACTTTACGAACAGCAGTCTCTTACTCAAGAAGAAAGCCAACAGTTATTTGATGTTATCATCAAGGGCGAACTAGACCCAATCCTGATGGCTTCTGCTCTGACTGCACTTAAGATCAAAGGCGAGACGCCAGACGAAATTGCGGGCGCGGCGAAAGCACTACTTGCTAATGCAAACCCGTTCCCACGCCCTGATTACGATTTTGCAGACATCGTAGGTACAGGTGGCGACGGTCATAACACCATTAATATCTCAACGACATCTGCATTCGTTGCAGCCGCTTGTGGTTTAAAAGTCGCTAAACACGGTAACCGCAGTGTATCGAGCAAATCAGGCTCTTCTGATCTACTGGATTCGTTTGGCATCAACCTAGCGATGACAGCGGAAGATACACGTACGGCTGTCGATGAGCTTGGCGTCGCATTCCTATTTGCTCCGCAGTACCACGGTGGCGTGCGTCACGCGATGCCTGTTCGCCAAACCATGAAAACACGTACTATCTTCAACATCCTTGGCCCACTGATTAACCCTGCTCGCCCTAACATCGAGCTTATGGGTGTTTACAGCAAAGAGCTTGTACGCCCTATCGCGGCAACCATGCTGCAAATGGGCATGAAGCGCGCGGCGGTTGTTCACGGTAGCGGACTTGATGAAGTCGCGATTCACGGCGAAACCATGGTTGCAGAAATCAAAGATGGCGCAATTCACGAATACACAGTGACACCGGCAGACTTTGGTTTGAGTACTCACCCGCTTGAAGCTATCAAGGGCGGCGAGCCAGAAGAAAACAAAGCCATCACAACTGATATCCTGACGGGTAAAGGCACTGAAGCCCAAGTTGGCGCAGTAGCCGTGAACGTTGCTCTACTGATGCGTCTATTTGGTCACGAAGACCTAAAAGCCAACGCACAGCAAGCCATTGATGCGATGAACTCTGGCAAAGCCTACGAGCTTGTACAAAAGCTTGCTGCGCACGCCTAA
- the trpCF gene encoding bifunctional indole-3-glycerol-phosphate synthase TrpC/phosphoribosylanthranilate isomerase TrpF, with amino-acid sequence MTQTTDKLSTHVSVKEAEMAEVLAKIVRDKYQWVEARKQTQPLEEFKAALTATDRSFYDALSGEQTVFITECKKASPSKGLIRDEFDLDYIASVYNNHANAISVLTDEKYFQGDFEFLPKVRSIAKQPILCKDFMVDTYQVYLARHYSADAILLMLSVLDDEEYKALAKVAHSLNMGVLTEVSNEEELHRAVALNAKVIGINNRNLRDLSTDLNRTKELAPLIRELAPNAIVISESGIYTHQQVRDLSTFADGFLIGSSLMAEKNLELAVRKVTLGENKVCGLTHSDDAAKAYQAGAVFGGLIFVEASKRHVDIEAARLTMSGAPLNYVGVFQNHSVADVANTVSELGLFAVQLHGDESQAFVDELKQSLPENVEIWKAYGVACSTENGAESVLPELLQSNVTRHLLDTKVGSQTGGTGQAFDWSLINNQSAIMLAGGLNPENANQAAKLGCLGLDLNSGVESAPGKKDADKLQHAFAAIRNY; translated from the coding sequence ATGACACAGACTACCGATAAACTGTCGACCCACGTTTCAGTCAAAGAAGCTGAAATGGCGGAAGTATTAGCAAAAATCGTTCGTGATAAATACCAATGGGTTGAAGCGCGTAAGCAAACTCAACCATTGGAAGAGTTTAAAGCAGCGTTAACCGCAACAGACCGCAGCTTTTATGATGCATTGAGCGGCGAACAGACGGTTTTCATTACTGAATGTAAGAAAGCCTCTCCGTCAAAAGGTTTGATCCGTGACGAGTTTGACCTGGACTACATTGCATCGGTTTACAACAACCACGCTAATGCGATTTCAGTACTGACCGACGAGAAATACTTCCAAGGTGACTTTGAGTTTTTGCCTAAGGTTCGCAGCATTGCTAAGCAGCCAATCCTGTGTAAAGACTTCATGGTGGATACCTACCAAGTTTACCTAGCTCGTCACTATTCAGCTGATGCTATCTTGTTGATGCTATCGGTATTGGATGATGAAGAGTACAAAGCACTTGCTAAGGTCGCTCACTCACTCAACATGGGTGTGCTTACGGAAGTCAGTAACGAAGAAGAGCTTCACCGTGCTGTGGCTCTAAACGCTAAGGTTATCGGTATTAATAACCGTAACCTACGTGACCTTTCGACCGATTTGAATCGTACCAAAGAGCTGGCTCCATTGATTCGCGAACTGGCTCCAAACGCTATCGTGATTTCAGAGTCTGGTATCTACACCCACCAACAAGTGCGTGACCTTTCAACATTTGCAGATGGCTTCCTAATCGGCAGCTCTCTCATGGCTGAAAAGAACCTTGAACTTGCAGTGCGTAAAGTGACGCTCGGTGAAAACAAAGTGTGTGGTTTAACTCACTCTGACGATGCCGCGAAAGCGTATCAAGCAGGTGCAGTATTCGGTGGTTTGATTTTCGTTGAAGCGTCTAAGCGTCATGTGGATATCGAGGCAGCTCGTTTAACCATGAGCGGCGCACCTTTGAACTACGTGGGTGTGTTCCAAAATCATAGTGTTGCTGACGTTGCTAACACAGTTTCTGAACTCGGTCTGTTTGCGGTGCAACTGCACGGTGATGAATCTCAAGCGTTTGTCGATGAGTTAAAACAATCTCTACCTGAAAATGTTGAAATTTGGAAAGCTTACGGTGTTGCTTGCAGTACTGAAAACGGCGCTGAAAGTGTGCTACCAGAATTACTTCAAAGCAATGTGACTCGTCACCTGCTAGATACTAAAGTGGGTTCTCAAACGGGTGGTACTGGTCAAGCGTTCGATTGGAGCCTAATCAACAACCAAAGCGCAATCATGTTAGCGGGTGGCCTAAACCCAGAAAACGCTAACCAAGCGGCTAAGTTGGGCTGCTTAGGATTAGACCTAAACTCTGGCGTTGAATCCGCTCCGGGTAAAAAAGACGCAGACAAACTGCAACACGCCTTTGCAGCGATTCGTAATTACTAG